In one Choloepus didactylus isolate mChoDid1 chromosome 1, mChoDid1.pri, whole genome shotgun sequence genomic region, the following are encoded:
- the LOC119541367 gene encoding voltage-dependent anion-selective channel protein 1-like gives MAVPPTYVDLGKSARDVFTKGYGFGLIKLDLKTKSENGLEFTSSGSANTETTKVTGSLETKYRWTEYGLTFTEKWNTDNILGTEITVEDQLARGLKLTFDSSFSPNTGEKNAKLKTGYKREHINLGCDVDFDIAGPSIRGALVLGYEGWLAGYQMNFETAKSRVTQSNFAVGYKTDEFQLHTNVNDGTEFGGSIYQKVNKKLETAVNLAWTAGNSNTRFGIAAKYQIDPDACFSAKVNNSSLIGLGYTQTLKPGIKLTLSALLDGKNVNAGGHKLGLGLEFQA, from the coding sequence ATGGCTGTGCCTCCAACATATGTTGATCTTGGGAAATCTGCCAGGGATGTTTTCACCAAGGGCTATGGATTTGGCTTAATAAAGCTCgatttgaaaacaaaatctgAGAATGGTTTGGAATTTACAAGCTCAGGCTCAGCCAACACTGAGACCACCAAAGTGACGGGCAGTCTGGAAACCAAGTACAGATGGACAGAATATGGTCTGACATTTACAGAGAAATGGAACACTGACAACATACTAGGCACCGAGATTACCGTGGAAGATCAGCTCGCACGTGGACTGAAGCTGACCTTTGATTCATCCTTCTCACCtaacactggggaaaaaaatgctaAACTCAAGACAGGTTACAAGCGGGAGCACATTAACCTGGGCTGCGACGTGGATTTTGACATTGCCGGGCCTTCAATCCGGGGTGCTCTGGTACTGGGTTATgagggctggctggctggctacCAGATGAATTTTGAGACTGCAAAGTCACGAGTGACACAGAGCAATTTTGCAGTTGGCTACAAGACTGATGAATTCCAGCTTCACACTAATGTGAATGACGGGACGGAGTTTGGTGGCTCCATTTACCAGAAGGTGAACAAGAAGTTGGAGACTGCAGTCAATCTCGCCTGGACAGCCGGAAACAGTAACACTCGTTTTGGAATAGCAGCCAAGTACCAGATCGACCCTGATGCGTGCTTCTCGGCTAAAGTGAACAACTCCAGCCTGATAGGTTTAGGATACACTCAGACCCTAAAGCCAGGTATCAAACTGACGCTGTCAGCTCTGCTGGATGGCAAGAACGTCAATGCTGGTGGCCACAAGCTTGGTCTAGGACTGGAATTTCAAGCATAA